A genomic stretch from Sceloporus undulatus isolate JIND9_A2432 ecotype Alabama chromosome 5, SceUnd_v1.1, whole genome shotgun sequence includes:
- the RASD2 gene encoding GTP-binding protein Rhes, with protein MMKTMSSGNCTLNVPAKNSYRMVVLGASRVGKSSIVSRFLNGRFEDQYTPTIEDFHRKVYNIRGDMYQLDILDTSGNHPFPAMRRLSILTGDVFILVFSLDNRESFDEVKRLQKQILEVKSCLKNKTKETGELPMVICGNKNDHGELYRQVSSEEAEKLVSSDENCAYFEVSAKKNTNVNEMFYVLFSMAKLPHEMSPALHRKISVQYGDTFHQKSFKMNRVKETDAYGMISPFARRPSVNSDLKYIKSKVLREGQTREREKCTVQ; from the exons ATGATGAAGACTATGTCTAGTGGGAACTGCACTTTGAATGTGCCAGCCAAGAACTCCTATCGGATGGTTGTGCTGGGAGCCTCCAGGGTTGGCAAGAGTTCCATTGTCTCACGATTTCTCAATGGCCGCTTTGAAGACCAGTACACACCCACAATTGAAGATTTTCATCGCAAAGTCTACAACATTCGTGGTGACATGTATCAGCTGGACATCTTGGATACATCTGGGAACCATCCATTCCCTGCCATGAGAAGACTTTCAATTCTCACAG GGGATGTTTTCATCCTAGTGTTCAGCCTGGATAACAGAGAATCCTTTGATGAAGTCAAGCGACTCCAGAAGCAGATCCTTGAAGTCAAATCATGCCTGAAGAATAAGACTAAGGAAACAGGAGAGCTGCCCATGGTGATCTGTGGCAACAAGAATGATCATGGTGAACTCTACCGCCAGGTGAGCTCTGAAGAAGCTGAGAAGCTTGTCTCCAGTGATGAGAATTGTGCTTACTTTGAAGTCTCCGCCAAGAAGAACACCAATGTGAATGAGATGTTCTATGTTCTTTTTAGCATGGCCAAGCTTCCTCATGAGATGAGTCCTGCCCTTCACAGGAAGATCTCTGTCCAGTATGGTGACACCTTCCATCAAAAGTCCTTCAAGATGAACAGAGTCAAAGAGACAGATGCTTACGGCATGATCTCTCCCTTTGCTCGTCGACCCAGTGTCAATAGTGACCTGAAATACATCAAATCCAAAGTtctcagagaagggcaaacaagggagagagagaaatgcacagTACAGTGA